A window of Candidatus Dormiibacterota bacterium contains these coding sequences:
- a CDS encoding serine hydrolase, with product MPTMLPSAEMLRSWAAASQLDDLALVLQTGDESRRIDAERPLYPASMIKLPLAAAILCEVEAGRLHLDQHIRIQPGNMTANDAPSPLDPGYFATLDELIHRAIAYSDNVATNTLFDVVGRDRATSIARERLRLPHTSFRRKLSGSDPLIHDPLWNGLDLNTHPAADAARLLSAISRAEVPGSARLRSALGAQIWNDKLSAGLSAGDRFEHKTGETDSVCHDGGILTTASGLEVVVVLYTGAPSTDEQSARLAAFMRRLRPALAP from the coding sequence ATGCCGACGATGCTCCCTTCCGCAGAGATGCTCCGCTCCTGGGCGGCGGCCTCGCAGCTCGACGACCTCGCGCTGGTCCTTCAAACCGGCGACGAGTCGCGGCGCATCGATGCCGAACGCCCGCTCTATCCGGCCAGCATGATCAAGCTCCCCCTGGCGGCGGCCATCCTGTGCGAGGTGGAAGCCGGCCGCCTGCACCTAGACCAGCATATCCGGATCCAGCCTGGGAACATGACGGCGAACGATGCGCCCTCTCCCCTGGATCCCGGCTATTTCGCGACCTTGGACGAGCTGATTCACCGGGCCATTGCCTACTCGGACAACGTCGCCACGAACACCCTCTTCGACGTAGTCGGGCGCGACCGGGCCACCAGCATCGCTCGAGAGCGGCTACGCCTCCCCCACACGTCGTTCCGACGCAAGCTCTCGGGAAGCGACCCGCTCATCCACGATCCACTCTGGAACGGCCTCGATCTCAATACGCACCCTGCGGCCGATGCTGCGCGCCTGCTGAGCGCGATCTCACGCGCCGAGGTTCCCGGCTCGGCCCGGCTCCGAAGCGCCCTAGGCGCCCAAATATGGAACGACAAGCTCAGCGCCGGCCTGTCGGCGGGCGATCGCTTCGAGCACAAGACCGGCGAGACCGACTCGGTCTGTCACGACGGCGGGATTCTCACCACGGCTTCCGGCCTGGAAGTGGTCGTCGTCCTCTATACGGGCGCGCCGAGCACGGACGAGCAGAGCGCTCGGCTCGCCGCGTTCATGCGTCGCCTGCGCCCGGCGCTCGCGCCGTAG